A single genomic interval of Euzebyales bacterium harbors:
- a CDS encoding LCP family protein has product MSVQTDEPSTDMDVEYVAATRRRALVRVAVAIGAILALVVVGTGGLVVERQRAYDSNIERIPDVFPDEAGRPAAAPEPPAQAVAPAENWLLVGSDRRADQGTTGEEAEEPLWEYGAQRADTIMLVHLPADRRHVYLVSFPRDSWVPIDGHGEAKVNAALSFGGPPLLIATIEQMTGVRIDHYAALDFEGFESMTDALDGVDVRVAQTVSDPKRDTVWTEGSHHLGGEEALKFVRQRHNLPGGDFDRIKRQQAFLKALAGRAVDRDVLINPVRLNAFLEALTKAVSVDDTVAVSNLRSLVVQMRSVRPDDIAFMTVPTAGTGTEDGQSVVYIDPDGSRRLYRALRKDAVEKYVARFGDSVNQVDTVQ; this is encoded by the coding sequence ATGAGCGTGCAAACAGACGAGCCGAGCACGGACATGGATGTCGAGTACGTCGCCGCGACGCGGCGCCGCGCACTGGTCCGTGTGGCGGTGGCTATCGGGGCGATACTCGCGTTGGTCGTCGTGGGCACCGGGGGATTGGTGGTCGAACGGCAACGGGCCTACGACAGCAACATCGAGCGGATCCCAGACGTGTTCCCGGACGAGGCCGGCCGTCCAGCGGCCGCGCCGGAGCCGCCGGCGCAGGCGGTGGCGCCGGCGGAGAACTGGCTGCTGGTCGGCTCTGACCGACGTGCCGACCAGGGCACGACCGGCGAGGAGGCCGAGGAGCCGTTGTGGGAGTACGGCGCGCAGCGTGCCGACACGATCATGCTGGTCCATCTCCCCGCAGACCGTCGCCACGTGTACCTCGTGTCGTTCCCGCGCGACAGTTGGGTGCCGATCGACGGGCACGGCGAGGCCAAGGTCAACGCCGCGTTGTCGTTCGGTGGTCCGCCGCTGCTCATCGCCACCATCGAGCAGATGACCGGCGTCCGCATCGATCACTACGCGGCCCTTGACTTCGAGGGGTTCGAGTCCATGACCGACGCGCTCGATGGCGTGGATGTACGGGTGGCCCAGACGGTCAGTGACCCGAAACGCGACACCGTGTGGACGGAAGGCTCCCACCACCTCGGCGGCGAGGAAGCGTTGAAGTTCGTCCGTCAGCGGCACAACCTGCCAGGTGGCGACTTCGATCGCATCAAGCGTCAGCAGGCCTTCCTGAAGGCTCTGGCCGGGCGGGCCGTGGACAGGGACGTGCTGATCAACCCGGTGCGACTCAACGCGTTCCTCGAAGCGCTCACCAAGGCGGTCAGTGTCGACGACACGGTCGCCGTCTCCAACCTGCGCTCGCTGGTCGTGCAGATGCGCTCGGTGCGTCCGGACGACATCGCCTTTATGACCGTCCCGACCGCTGGGACCGGAACCGAGGACGGTCAGAGCGTCGTCTACATCGACCCCGACGGGAGCCGACGGCTGTATCGCGCCCTGCGCAAGGACGCGGTAGAGAAGTATGTCGCCCGCTTCGGCGACTCCGTCAACCAGGTCGACACCGTGCAATGA